A section of the Caldilineales bacterium genome encodes:
- a CDS encoding NAD-dependent epimerase/dehydratase family protein gives MTTPQCVLVTGGCGFIGSHLVALLSRLGQRVVICDRQPLPPWLVDAPGIEWRRGELVDLLTAGHLLDEVDTVYHLAWAHIPESATQHPVGDIQANLIPTIRLLQGCVEHRVRRLVFLSTGGAIYGRVRRLPVTESHPPRPISAYGVTKLAAEKYIDLYHHLHGLSYAILRPSVPYGPGQDPLGRQGAVSVFIGNILTGRPITLWGDGDAIVRDFFHVSDLARAAVLAAGHNKPTGVFNIGGGRPVSLNHLVGLLCELAEPEYSVEIHRASPRPFDVPRLVLDITAAGKNLGWAPEMPLRQGLAATWAWYKDVWLPAAKVETTPTVGL, from the coding sequence ATGACCACCCCCCAGTGCGTCCTCGTCACCGGCGGCTGCGGCTTCATCGGCAGCCATCTGGTCGCCCTCCTCAGCCGCCTGGGCCAGCGGGTCGTCATCTGCGACCGGCAGCCGTTGCCACCCTGGCTTGTGGATGCGCCGGGCATCGAATGGCGCCGGGGTGAGTTGGTAGACCTCCTGACCGCGGGCCACCTGCTCGACGAAGTTGACACCGTCTACCATCTGGCCTGGGCGCACATCCCCGAATCGGCCACCCAGCATCCTGTCGGCGACATCCAGGCCAACCTGATCCCCACCATCCGGCTGCTCCAGGGCTGCGTCGAGCATCGCGTCCGCCGTCTGGTCTTCCTCTCCACCGGCGGCGCCATCTATGGGCGGGTGCGACGCCTGCCCGTGACCGAAAGTCATCCCCCGCGACCGATCTCGGCCTATGGCGTCACCAAGCTGGCCGCCGAAAAATACATCGATCTCTACCACCATCTGCATGGCCTCAGCTATGCCATCCTGCGCCCGTCCGTACCCTATGGCCCCGGCCAGGATCCGCTGGGAAGGCAGGGGGCGGTGTCGGTCTTCATCGGCAACATCCTCACCGGCCGGCCGATCACGCTGTGGGGCGATGGTGATGCCATCGTGCGCGATTTCTTCCATGTCTCGGATCTGGCGCGGGCGGCAGTGCTGGCGGCCGGGCACAACAAGCCGACCGGCGTCTTCAACATCGGCGGCGGCCGGCCAGTCAGCCTGAACCATCTGGTGGGGTTGCTGTGTGAGCTGGCAGAGCCGGAATACTCGGTTGAGATCCATCGCGCCTCACCCCGGCCGTTCGATGTCCCCCGCCTGGTGCTCGACATCACCGCCGCCGGCAAGAACCTGGGCTGGGCGCCAGAGATGCCGCTGCGCCAGGGTCTGGCCGCCACCTGGGCCTGGTACAAGGACGTCTGGCTGCCCGCAGCCAAAGTTGAGACTACACCCACCGTTGGGCTATAA